A single window of Sander lucioperca isolate FBNREF2018 chromosome 22, SLUC_FBN_1.2, whole genome shotgun sequence DNA harbors:
- the LOC116061217 gene encoding liprin-alpha-3-like isoform X3: MMMCEVMPTISEDGRSGTGGGPSSPPGAGVGGTGGVIGGAGFSGREARSGGDEGGSTGNLESLMVNMLTERERLLENLRETQDCLGTAQLRLRELGHEKESLQRQLSIALPQEFAVLTKELNVCREQLLEREEEIAELKAERNNTRLLLEHLECLVSRHERSLRMTVVKRQAQSPAGVSSEVEVLKALKSLFEHHKALDEKVRERLRVALERVSVLEDQLAASSQERLPNGPSTGLEDSELERQREGEIERQRAELSQLRERLALMCRQVGEIEEQLAAARREVTKSEEANQKLQREVKEALCQREDMEERITTLERRYLSAQREATSLHDIKDKLENELASKESLHRQSEEKNRQLQERLDEAKQKLQQTLQRAETLPEIEAQLAQRVAALNKAEERHGNFEERLRQMEAQLEEKNQELQRARQREKMNDEHNKRLSDTVDKLLSESNERLQLHLKERMAALEEKNALSEELSNMKKIQDDLIANKEQLLAELERIQLELDQLRGRPGSSYSRAGSVSSLPSTLFRRSLPGSSSELRYPQGGGSLPSGYSNSSSGVVVRRTHRGRWGPSRDDSNKYGEWDSGTMLGHGFEGGEGGCSDEEDDRETLFGSELLSPSGQTDVQTLAIMLQEQLEAINKEIKLIQEEKESTELRAEEIESRVSSVALDAPPLPPSSLGGRDSVGRGYMTPSITSSTLASPSPPSSGHSTPRLPHSPARENDRQNSKDGEECRALALIDSTPPPVPRALRLDRMTHTHPGAGLDDLREFRSLSADGSTTASQDSLHKASKKKSIKSSIGRLFGKKEKGRIGAPGRESASLASTPSDDLGSADPLGLAKLGTGTVEKDRRSKKKHDLLEEACRQGLPFASWDGPTVVTWLELWVGMPAWYVAACRANVKSGAIMANLSDTEIQREIGISNPLHRLKLRLAIQEMVSLTSPSAPASTRSSTSNIWMTHAEMESLTAATKPEQKEFSWDQILAYGDMNHEWVGNEWLPSLGLPQYRSYFMESLVDARMLDHLTKKELRGQLKMVDSFHRVSLHYGIMCLKRLNYDRKELERRRDESQHHNLDVMVWSNERVMCWVQAIGLKEFADNLLESGVHGALLALDDTFDYTDLALLLQIPNQNTQARQLLEKEYNGLISMGTERRPDEDGTKTFTRSPSWRKMFREKDLRGVTSDSSETLPANFRASAISTPSVTLRKVQSEVGPRGESGSVRTYSC, encoded by the exons ATGATGATGTGCGAGGTGATGCCCACCATTTCTGAGGATGGGCGAAGTGGGACTGGTGGGGGCCCTTCCTCACCTCCCGGGGCAGGAGTCGGAGGAACCGGAGGTGTGATCGGAGGAGCAGGCTTCAGTGGGAGGGAGGCCAGAAGCGGAGGAGATGAAGGAGGCAGCACGGGGAACCTGGAGTCGTTAATGGTCAACATgctgacagagagggagaggctgCTGGAGAACCTGAGGGAGACACAGGATTGCCTGGGAACGGCTCAGCTCCGCCTCCGCGAGCTCGGCCACGAAAAGGAGTCACTTCAGAGGCAGCTGTCAATCGCTCTGCCACAG GAGTTTGCTGTGTTGACTAAAGAGCTGAACGTTTGCCGGGAGCAGCTtctggagagggaggaggagattgCTGAGCTCAAGGCGGAGAGAAACAACACACGT TTGTTGCTGGAACACCTGGAGTGCCTGGTGTCTCGCCATGAGCGCAGTCTTAGGATGACGGTGGTGAAAAGACAAGCTCAGTCCCCGGCGGGGGTCTCCAGTGAGGTGGAGGTCCTTAAGGCCCTCAAGTCTCTGTTTGAGCACCACAAGGCTTTGGATGAGAAG GTTCGAGAGAGGCTCCGTGTGGCCCTCGAGAGGGTGTCTGTGTTAGAGGACCAACTTGCAGCATCTTCTCAAGAG CGACTACCCAATGGTCCCTCCACTGGCCTGGAAGATAGCGAGCTGGAGAGACAGCGAGAAGGAGAGATAGAGCGGCAGAGAGCTGAACTCTCCCAGCTGAGGGAGAGGCTGGCCCTCATGTGCCGGCAA GTTGGGGAAATAGAGGAACAGCTTGCGGCCGCCAGGAGGGAGGTGACGAAGTCGGAGGAGGCCAATCAGAAGCTCCAAAGGGAAGTGAAAGAG GCCCTTTGCCAAAGGGAGGACATGGAGGAAAGGATTACAACACTAGAACGCAG GTACCTCAGCGCCCAGAGGGAGGCGACTTCACTCCATGATATCAAAGATAAGCTGGAAAATGAGCTGGCCAgcaaggaatcactgcacagaCAG AGTGAAGAGAAGAACAGACAGCTACAGGAACGTCTAGATGAAGCCAAGCAGAAGCTGCAGCAGACCCTACAGAGGGCAGAGACACTGCCTGAGATCGAGGCCCAGCTTGCCCAAAGGGTTGCTGCTCTCAACAAG GCAGAGGAGCGGCATGGAAACTTTGAGGAGCGACTACGGCAAATGGAAGCTCAACTCGAGGAGAAGAACCAAGAGCTGCAGAGG GCAAGgcagagggagaagatgaatGACGAACACAACAAACGCCTCTCAGATACAGTGGACAAGCTTCTGTCTGAGTCCAATGAAAGACTGCAGCTCCACCTCAAAGAGAGGATGGCGGCACTAGAGGAGAAG AATGCTCTTTCAGAGGAACTGTCCAATATGAAGAAAATCCAGGATGATCTTATAGCTAATAAG GAGCAGCTCCTTGCTGAGCTGGAGCGAATCCAGCTGGAGCTggatcagctgagaggcaggCCTGGCTCCTCTTATTCCAG GGCGGGCAGCGTGAGCTCACTTCCCTCCACCCTTTTTCGACGATCTCTTCCCGGGAGCTCCTCGGAGCTGCGGTACCCCCAGGGTGGAGGCTCACTCCCGTCCGGCTACAGCAACTCCTCTAGTGGGGTGGTGGTCAGGCGCACACACCGAGGCCGGTGGGGGCCATCTAGAGACGATAGTAACAAG TATGGAGAGTGGGACAGCGGCACTATGCTCGGTCACGGCTTTGAGGGTGGGGAGGGAGGCTGCTCTGACGAGGAGGACGACAGGGAGACTCTGTTTGGATCGGAGCTGCTCTCTCCCAGCGGACAGACAGATGTACAGACTTTAGCCATCATGCTACAGGAGCAACTGGAGGCCATCAATAAAGAGATAAA GCTGATTCAGGAGGAAAAGGAGAGCACAGAGCTGAGGGCAGAAGAGATTGAGAGCAGAGTCAGCAGCGTGGCCCTTGATGCCCCACCTCTTCCACCCTCCTCGCTGGGAGGACGGGACAGCGTTGGCAGGGGTTACATGACTCCCTCCATCACCTCCTCCACGTTGGCGTCTCCCTCACCACCGAGTTCTGGACATTCCACCCCCCGCCTGCCACATTCCCCTGCCAGGGAGAATGACAGACAG AATAGCAAAGATGGTGAAGAATGCAGAGCACTTGCCCTGATTGACTCCACCCCTCCTCCTGTCCCTCGAGCCCTACGATTGGACCGAATGACACACACTCACCCCGGGGCAGGCCTCGATGACCTCCGTGAATTTCGCAG TCTCTCTGCTGACGGTTCCACCACTGCTAGCCAGGATTCCCTCCACAAAGccagcaaaaagaaaagcattaaGTCGTCTATCGGTCGTCTCTTTGGCAAAAAGGAAAAGGGGAGGATCGGTGCACCTGGGCGGGAATCTGCCTCACTGG CCTCCACACCCTCTGATGACCTGGGTTCAGCTGACCCGTTAGGCCTGGCTAAACTTGGGACTGGAACAGTTGAAAAAGACCGCCGCAGCAAAAAGAA ACACGACCTGTTAGAGGAAGCCTGTCGTCAGGGTCTGCCTTTCGCCTCATGGGATGGCCCGACTGTTGTTACGTGGCTTGAG CTGTGGGTAGGGATGCCAGCATGGTATGTGGCAGCGTGCCGTGCCAACGTGAAGAGCGGCGCCATTATGGCTAATCTGTCGGACACAGAGATCCAGAGGGAGATCGGCATCAGCAACCCTCTACACCGACTCAAACTCCGCCTAGCCATCCAGGAAATGGTCTCCCTCACTAGTCCGTCTGCACCTGCAAGCACCCGCTCT TCAACCAGTAATATTTGGATGACACACGCTGAGATGGAGTCTCTCACTGCTGCCACCAAGCCA GAGCAGAAGGAGTTCAGCTGGGACCAG ATCCTGGCCTATGGAGACATGAACCACGAGTGGGTGGGAAACGAATGGCTGCCCAGCCTGGGTCTGCCCCAGTACCGCTCCTACTTCATGGAGTCACTGGTGGATGCCCGAATGCTTGATCACCTCACCAAGAAAGAACTGAGGGGCCAGCTGAAGATGGTGGACAGTTTCCACAG GGTGAGTCTTCACTATGGTATCATGTGCTTGAAGCGCTTGAACTATGATAGGAAGGAgctggagaggaggagggatgaGAGTCAACACCATAACCTAG ATGTAATGGTGTGGTCCAATGAGCGAGTGATGTGTTGGGTGCAGGCTATCGGTCTAAAAGAGTTTGCCGACAACCTTTTAGAAAGCGGGGTGCACGGGGCCCTCCTGGCGCTAGATGACACCTTTGACTACACTGACTTGGCCCTCCTCCTCCAGATACCCAATCAAAACACACAG GCAAGGCAGCTCCTAGAAAAGGAGTACAATGGTCTCATCTCCATGGGAACAGAGAGGAGGCCAGATGAG GACGGCACAAAAACATTTACACGGTCACCATCATGGCGGAAGATGTTCCGAGAGAAGGACCTCCGCGGCGTGACCTCTGACTCCTCGGAAACATTACCTGCCAACTTCCGTGCCTCCGCCATCTCGACCCCCTCCGTCACCCTGAGAAAAGTTCAGAGCGAAG TAGGTCCGAGAGGAGAGTCAGGCTCCGTGAGAACATATTCCTGCTAA